One genomic segment of Paenibacillus sp. FSL H8-0332 includes these proteins:
- a CDS encoding fructose-specific PTS transporter subunit EIIC → MKITDLMIQETMIMELQATTKEGAIDELIASLAASGRITDAKLFKEKILEREAQSSTGIGGGIAMPHAKTKAVSEATVVFAKSSAGIDFASLDEAPAHIFFMIAAPDGAGNMHLRTLAALSRLLIESEFIEQLMNAKTPAEVSALFDAKQAEAEAQAEAEAKAAAVKDAAPKAAAPQAEPARMITGNPNSQSFVVAVTACPTGIAHTYMAEDALKKKAKEMGVNIRVETNGSEGAQNVLTADEIARASGVIIAADKNVEMERFSGKPVLQRPVSDGIRKSEELIRIAVAGDAPIYRGSGRNEEGAASVKSGSIGSKIYKDLMNGISHMLPFVVGGGILLAISFLIEQVASPDNALVKLLQSIGGGDGAFHFLIPILAGFIAMSIGDRPALMPGMVGGLMALNSNSGFLGGLAAGFLAGYVVVMLRKAFSGLPRTLDGLKPILLYPVFSLLITGAVMFFLFDPLFSWINGGLTDALNNLGTGNKILLGLVLGGMMAIDMGGPFNKAAYTFAIGVFTSSGNTNGMMMAAVMAGGMVPPLAIALATSFFKNKFTETERKSGVTNYVLGLSFITEGAIPFAAADPLRVLTSCILGSAVAGGLTQLWNINVPAPHGGVFVAFLSSNAALFLLSVLIGSVISGLILGLWKKPITAK, encoded by the coding sequence ATGAAAATTACAGATTTGATGATACAGGAAACGATGATTATGGAGCTGCAGGCTACCACGAAGGAAGGGGCCATTGACGAGCTGATTGCCAGCCTCGCGGCTAGCGGACGCATCACGGATGCAAAGCTGTTCAAGGAGAAGATTCTGGAGCGTGAAGCCCAGTCCAGCACCGGCATCGGCGGAGGCATTGCTATGCCTCATGCCAAGACCAAGGCCGTTAGCGAAGCAACGGTAGTATTTGCGAAGAGCAGCGCCGGAATTGATTTTGCCTCCCTGGATGAAGCGCCGGCCCATATATTCTTCATGATCGCCGCGCCGGACGGAGCTGGAAATATGCACCTGCGAACACTCGCTGCACTGTCCAGGCTGCTCATTGAAAGCGAGTTCATCGAACAACTCATGAATGCCAAGACACCTGCCGAGGTGTCCGCCTTATTCGATGCCAAGCAAGCGGAGGCGGAAGCTCAGGCAGAAGCGGAAGCGAAGGCAGCGGCGGTGAAGGATGCTGCACCGAAGGCAGCTGCGCCGCAAGCTGAACCTGCACGGATGATTACCGGGAACCCCAATTCACAGAGCTTCGTTGTTGCTGTAACAGCGTGTCCTACAGGAATTGCCCATACCTATATGGCAGAGGATGCCCTCAAGAAGAAGGCCAAGGAGATGGGCGTCAATATCCGAGTCGAAACCAACGGCTCAGAGGGTGCGCAGAACGTGCTGACTGCAGATGAAATCGCCCGGGCCAGCGGCGTCATTATCGCTGCCGACAAGAACGTGGAGATGGAACGCTTCAGCGGCAAGCCTGTACTCCAGCGTCCGGTTAGCGACGGTATCCGCAAGTCAGAGGAGCTAATCCGGATTGCAGTTGCAGGAGATGCGCCTATCTATCGCGGCTCTGGTCGCAATGAAGAAGGGGCGGCATCGGTGAAGTCCGGTTCTATTGGAAGCAAAATCTACAAAGACCTGATGAACGGCATCTCGCATATGCTGCCGTTCGTAGTTGGCGGAGGCATTCTGCTGGCGATCTCCTTCCTGATTGAACAGGTGGCCAGTCCCGACAATGCGCTGGTCAAGCTGCTGCAGAGCATCGGCGGCGGTGACGGAGCCTTCCACTTCCTGATTCCGATCCTTGCCGGATTTATCGCGATGAGCATCGGTGACCGGCCTGCGCTGATGCCGGGTATGGTCGGCGGTCTGATGGCCCTTAACTCCAATTCGGGCTTCCTCGGCGGTCTGGCTGCCGGGTTCCTGGCTGGTTATGTAGTGGTAATGCTCCGCAAAGCCTTCTCCGGCCTGCCGCGCACACTGGACGGTCTGAAGCCGATTCTGCTCTATCCCGTATTCAGTTTGCTAATTACCGGCGCGGTTATGTTCTTCCTTTTCGATCCGTTATTCAGCTGGATTAACGGAGGACTGACCGATGCGCTTAACAATCTGGGTACCGGCAACAAGATTCTGCTGGGCCTGGTGCTTGGCGGGATGATGGCCATTGATATGGGCGGTCCATTCAACAAGGCAGCCTACACCTTTGCCATCGGCGTGTTTACGTCCAGCGGCAATACGAACGGAATGATGATGGCCGCAGTTATGGCCGGAGGGATGGTGCCTCCGCTGGCGATTGCCCTGGCAACCTCGTTCTTCAAGAATAAATTCACGGAGACCGAACGCAAATCCGGTGTAACCAACTATGTGCTGGGCTTGTCGTTCATCACCGAAGGGGCCATCCCATTCGCTGCGGCCGATCCGCTGCGGGTGCTTACCTCTTGTATCCTGGGCTCTGCCGTAGCTGGCGGGCTTACCCAGCTATGGAACATCAACGTTCCTGCACCGCATGGCGGTGTGTTCGTAGCCTTCCTGTCCAGCAATGCCGCGCTGTTCCTGTTATCTGTGCTGATCGGTTCCGTGATTTCCGGTCTGATCCTGGGGCTCTGGAAGAAGCCGATCACAGCAAAATAA
- the pfkB gene encoding 1-phosphofructokinase → MIYTVTLNPSVDYIVEVEELTLGGLNRMKRDMKLPGGKGINVSRVLKQLGVENTATGFLGGFTGGYIDTWLGQEGISGDFVPIADDTRINIKLKAGQETEINGAGPVITETETASLLHKLDALKPGDIVILSGSTPPSLGGDFYSRLITVCKQKGAEFVIDTTGQALQDALSQGPLLVKPNHHELAELFGVQISTREEIITYGRKLLEGGAKHVLVSMAGEGALFISGQEVYHASAPKGQVKNSVGAGDSMIAGFVGTLSLTGNVLEAFRAGVASGSATAFSDDLADRALIEELRPLIAISQL, encoded by the coding sequence ATGATCTATACTGTGACACTTAATCCTTCCGTCGATTATATCGTGGAGGTAGAAGAGTTAACACTAGGCGGACTCAACCGGATGAAGCGGGATATGAAGCTGCCTGGCGGAAAGGGCATTAACGTATCCCGAGTTCTGAAGCAGCTTGGGGTTGAGAATACGGCCACCGGATTTCTTGGCGGCTTCACAGGCGGCTACATTGACACCTGGCTGGGCCAGGAGGGGATATCCGGCGACTTCGTTCCTATTGCAGACGATACCCGGATCAATATCAAGCTTAAGGCCGGGCAGGAGACAGAGATTAACGGAGCCGGACCTGTAATTACAGAGACCGAGACGGCTTCTCTGCTGCACAAGCTGGATGCTCTGAAGCCGGGTGATATTGTGATCCTGTCAGGGAGCACGCCACCTTCGCTCGGCGGAGATTTCTATAGCAGACTGATTACGGTATGCAAGCAGAAGGGCGCGGAGTTTGTTATTGATACAACCGGGCAGGCTTTGCAGGACGCTTTATCCCAGGGGCCGCTGCTGGTCAAGCCGAATCACCATGAGCTGGCAGAGCTGTTCGGTGTTCAGATTAGTACCAGAGAAGAGATTATCACTTACGGACGCAAGCTGCTGGAGGGTGGTGCCAAGCACGTGCTGGTCTCGATGGCTGGCGAAGGCGCATTGTTTATTTCGGGTCAAGAAGTCTACCATGCCAGCGCCCCTAAGGGCCAGGTGAAGAATTCAGTAGGTGCGGGAGATTCGATGATTGCCGGATTCGTGGGCACCTTGTCGCTGACAGGGAATGTGCTGGAAGCGTTCCGCGCCGGTGTCGCATCAGGAAGTGCCACAGCGTTCTCCGATGATCTGGCAGACCGGGCATTGATTGAAGAGCTTCGTCCGCTTATTGCCATATCTCAGCTATGA
- a CDS encoding DeoR/GlpR family DNA-binding transcription regulator, giving the protein MFEEERKRMILLFVEKHTRASVQELGQELSVSESTIRRDLKELEEARLLKRTHGGAVSLQSVNFEAAVPDKEERFLEEKLRIAGKAVEMIEEGDAILLDGGTTTLQIARALKSFRNLKVITNSIMALNELKDCRHIEVSITGGMLRPDTMAFVGPMTERSLDMVRVDKAFLGTNGLDIREGITTPNMLEAATKRKMIAVAKQTILLADHSKIGQISFCKVADLQEMDHCILDTGIPDSFRRQLEKLEVDYTLV; this is encoded by the coding sequence ATGTTTGAAGAAGAACGTAAACGGATGATTCTGCTGTTTGTCGAGAAGCATACAAGAGCGTCGGTTCAGGAGCTGGGTCAGGAGCTATCCGTCTCTGAATCCACCATCCGCCGGGACCTCAAGGAGCTGGAGGAAGCACGGCTGCTGAAGCGTACGCATGGCGGGGCGGTGTCGCTCCAGAGTGTCAACTTTGAAGCGGCGGTTCCGGACAAAGAAGAACGGTTCCTGGAGGAGAAGCTGCGGATTGCCGGGAAGGCTGTGGAGATGATTGAGGAAGGCGATGCGATTCTCCTTGACGGGGGTACCACTACGCTGCAGATTGCCCGGGCGCTGAAATCATTCCGTAACCTCAAGGTCATTACCAACTCGATCATGGCGCTGAATGAGCTGAAGGATTGCCGCCATATTGAGGTGTCCATTACAGGCGGGATGCTAAGGCCGGACACCATGGCTTTTGTCGGGCCGATGACCGAACGCTCGCTGGATATGGTGCGGGTGGATAAGGCCTTCCTCGGCACCAACGGGCTGGATATCCGCGAAGGGATCACGACGCCGAATATGCTGGAAGCGGCCACCAAGCGCAAAATGATCGCTGTAGCGAAGCAGACGATCCTGCTGGCCGACCATAGCAAGATCGGGCAGATCTCCTTCTGCAAGGTTGCAGATCTGCAGGAGATGGATCACTGCATTCTGGATACGGGGATACCGGATAGCTTCCGGAGGCAGCTTGAGAAGCTGGAGGTAGACTATACACTGGTGTGA